A genome region from Neptunomonas japonica JAMM 1380 includes the following:
- a CDS encoding methyl-accepting chemotaxis protein: MPKLSFKQKLIALIIITLVGIICISTVAFNTLYALNNAASRVSQLTSVSDTLSSIQLDMITAENNLAQLTDKNSSAFTASVTKLISKYQPLLKQYVANTDSGPLKEALRDTENAFLQYHASILSQIVSLKNLGFSNDSGVLLSLQKSAVQLDSQLSSFSTFYKLFVIARQLEKEYLISSNNAAADKLIAQMDLVVKSLKDAEFYDAFGKDVEAYQASLKQVIVAASAKNKTQQQMLNTRTAFSNDSQQTQKLVKTDLLISAQAKAENATSKAEWTLGGVSIAVGIIVTFVLIMISLKTTATLKRIIRHLRAIAQGELNQTIAVDTNHPDEFDQVSSAVNTTANDLRTLIGQVISSQKMLNQQAAELSSSVQTIAENNNIVSDQSNTLASATEQISVTANHVADSIKSLNSETDSAHSAAINGGNTIQLAMQALTSTSDIVEQSSQQLAQLQKDSQKIDSVLEIINGLADQTNLLALNAAIEAARAGDAGRGFSVVADEVRSLAERTVSATGEITQTVRAIQKQTDCVITTMEQSQSSIDNVKKQSDDAQSAVKQIEEQTRQASLTSNDIYDSIAEVARTTSDMATSMDSIAHVIEDNKDASQAIVVSSDSLLSSASKMGQMTSKFTL, from the coding sequence ATGCCCAAACTGTCCTTTAAGCAAAAACTGATCGCTTTAATTATTATTACTCTTGTTGGAATTATATGTATTAGTACAGTCGCATTTAATACCTTGTATGCGTTAAATAATGCGGCATCACGAGTGTCTCAATTGACCTCTGTTAGTGACACGTTATCCAGCATACAACTGGATATGATCACGGCAGAGAATAATTTAGCTCAACTAACCGATAAAAATTCATCAGCATTTACTGCGAGTGTCACAAAACTGATAAGCAAGTACCAACCATTACTCAAGCAATATGTTGCCAATACAGATTCAGGGCCATTAAAAGAAGCACTAAGGGATACAGAAAATGCTTTTCTTCAATACCATGCATCAATTCTTTCTCAAATAGTGTCACTTAAAAATTTAGGATTTAGTAATGACTCTGGAGTGTTGTTATCACTGCAAAAAAGTGCGGTCCAGCTTGATAGCCAGCTTTCATCATTCAGCACGTTCTACAAACTATTTGTCATTGCTCGCCAATTAGAAAAAGAGTACCTCATAAGCTCGAACAACGCAGCCGCTGATAAGCTTATTGCACAAATGGACCTTGTCGTTAAAAGCTTAAAAGACGCTGAGTTTTATGATGCTTTTGGTAAAGATGTTGAAGCTTATCAAGCGTCGCTTAAGCAAGTTATTGTGGCGGCTTCAGCAAAGAATAAGACTCAGCAGCAAATGTTAAACACACGAACTGCATTTAGTAATGACAGCCAACAAACACAAAAACTAGTAAAAACAGATCTATTGATCAGCGCGCAAGCAAAAGCAGAAAACGCGACCAGTAAAGCTGAGTGGACTTTAGGAGGTGTCAGTATTGCGGTTGGTATTATTGTTACCTTTGTTTTGATTATGATTAGTCTGAAAACAACGGCAACACTCAAACGAATTATCCGCCATCTGCGTGCTATCGCTCAGGGAGAGCTTAACCAGACTATCGCAGTGGATACTAATCACCCCGATGAGTTTGACCAAGTGTCCTCTGCGGTAAATACCACGGCTAACGATTTAAGAACATTGATCGGGCAGGTTATTAGTAGCCAAAAAATGCTCAATCAACAAGCCGCAGAATTAAGTTCGTCTGTGCAAACTATCGCAGAAAACAACAATATAGTGTCTGACCAATCTAATACGTTAGCTAGCGCCACAGAGCAGATTAGTGTGACTGCTAACCATGTTGCTGACAGTATAAAAAGTCTTAATAGTGAAACAGATAGTGCGCACAGTGCTGCAATCAACGGTGGTAATACGATACAACTAGCCATGCAAGCACTGACCAGTACCTCTGATATTGTTGAGCAATCATCTCAGCAGTTAGCGCAGTTGCAAAAAGACTCTCAGAAAATCGACAGCGTGCTTGAAATCATTAATGGGCTAGCCGACCAAACTAACTTGCTTGCACTGAATGCTGCGATTGAAGCGGCACGAGCAGGTGATGCAGGCAGGGGCTTTTCTGTGGTTGCTGATGAAGTGCGTTCTCTTGCTGAAAGAACCGTATCGGCTACCGGTGAAATAACGCAAACGGTTAGAGCAATCCAGAAACAAACGGACTGTGTGATTACTACTATGGAGCAAAGCCAGAGCAGTATCGACAATGTGAAAAAGCAAAGTGATGATGCTCAAAGTGCTGTTAAGCAAATAGAGGAACAAACGCGACAAGCCTCACTGACGAGCAATGACATTTATGACTCGATTGCAGAAGTAGCAAGAACAACCAGTGATATGGCGACTAGCATGGATAGCATTGCGCATGTAATTGAAGATAACAAAGACGCATCACAAGCCATTGTCGTGTCTAGTGATAGCTTGTTAAGCAGCGCTTCTAAAATGGGCCAGATGACCAGTAAATTCACATTATGA